DNA from Brevibacterium sp. 'Marine':
TTGACGATGAATGAGTTCGATGCCGAAGTCGTCGTCGTCGGTGCCGGCCCGGCCGGCTCCGCGATCGGCGCCTACCTCGCCCAGGCCGGGCACGAGGTCATCATCCTGGAGAAGTCCGGGTTCCCGCGCGACAAGATCTGCGGCGATGCCCTGACCCCGCGTGCGGTCAAAGAGGCCGGCTACCTCGGTATGGAGCTGTCGGAGTCCGACGGCTGGCACAGGAACAAGGGCCTGCGACTCATCGGGGGCGGCCACCGTCTCGAACTCGACTGGCCCGATATCGACGGCACACCGAACTACGGGGTGACCCGCCCGCGCATGAGCATGGACGAAGCCTTCGCCCGCCACGCTCAGCGCAGCGGGGCACGGCTCTTCGAACAGGTTCGCGCCATGTCGCCGGACGTCGGCGAGGACGGATGGATCCGCGGAGTCCACGCATCCGGCACCGACCACCGTGGTCGCCGTGTCGGACCCGAGGCCCACTTCCGGGCACCGATCGTCATCGCCGCTGACGGAGTCTCCTCCCGGCTGGCCGTCTCGATGGGACTGGAGAAGCGCGACGATCGCCCGATGGGAATCGCCGCCCGCGCCTATCACACGACGCCGCGGCATGCCGATGACTACATCGAATCCTGGGTGGAGATGCGGTCGACGAATGCGGCCGGGGAATCCGAGACCCTGCCCGGATACGGGTGGATCTTCCCCCTCGGCGACGGCACCGTGAACATCGGTGCCGGACTGCTCGACTCCTCACCGCAGTTCAAGTCCGTGGATCTGCGCGGAATGATGAACCAGTGGATCGCTGACATGGGGCACGAGTGGGGCATCGACGAAACCACTTCCCTGGGACCGATCAAGTCCGCGGCCCTGCCGATGGCCTTCAACCGCACACCGCACTTCCACCGCGGTCTGCTGCTCGTCGGCGACTCGGGCGGAATGGTCAATCCGTTCAATGGCGAAGGCATCGATTACGCCCTGGAGTCCGCACGCATCGCCGCCGAGGTGATCT
Protein-coding regions in this window:
- a CDS encoding geranylgeranyl reductase family protein — translated: MNEFDAEVVVVGAGPAGSAIGAYLAQAGHEVIILEKSGFPRDKICGDALTPRAVKEAGYLGMELSESDGWHRNKGLRLIGGGHRLELDWPDIDGTPNYGVTRPRMSMDEAFARHAQRSGARLFEQVRAMSPDVGEDGWIRGVHASGTDHRGRRVGPEAHFRAPIVIAADGVSSRLAVSMGLEKRDDRPMGIAARAYHTTPRHADDYIESWVEMRSTNAAGESETLPGYGWIFPLGDGTVNIGAGLLDSSPQFKSVDLRGMMNQWIADMGHEWGIDETTSLGPIKSAALPMAFNRTPHFHRGLLLVGDSGGMVNPFNGEGIDYALESARIAAEVISTYSRYPQAVMRRRLEEYPSLLGDSLGGYFTLGRVFASIIGHPALMQFGIKYGMGVDVVMEFVVKLLANLYRDPKVSEADLIDRVISALTRIVPATSNV